The Octopus bimaculoides isolate UCB-OBI-ISO-001 chromosome 13, ASM119413v2, whole genome shotgun sequence genome includes a window with the following:
- the LOC106875478 gene encoding uncharacterized protein LOC106875478 isoform X1 — protein MKALLLGLCILLVVTYAMAACDISKVSDCQDNYMKKSREMEANHKAFCKLSLDHLHCIRSASTGCGESVVKIIDQAKSKLESLKCDTAPKPKKKNGSNIVVAHSSVICGTFVAALTLKKLFL, from the exons tgGTCACTTATGCAATGGCCGCATGTGATATCTCGAAAGTTTCAGATTGTCAGGATAACTACATGAAGAAATCAAGAGAAATGGAAGCTAACCACAAGGCTTTCTGCAA ACTGAGCCTGGATCATTTGCATTGTATAAGAAGTGCTAGTACAGGCTGCGGTGAGAGTGTTGTGAAAATAATTGACCAAGCAAAATCAAAACTGGAGTCACTGAAATGCGATACAGCACCAAAACCCAAAAAGAAAA ATGGATCCAACATCGTTGTTGCTCACAGCAGTGTGATCTGTGGCACTTTCGTAGCAGCACTCACCTTAAAGAAGCTATTCCTCTAA
- the LOC106875478 gene encoding uncharacterized protein LOC106875478 isoform X2, whose product MVIRDRMVTYAMAACDISKVSDCQDNYMKKSREMEANHKAFCKLSLDHLHCIRSASTGCGESVVKIIDQAKSKLESLKCDTAPKPKKKNGSNIVVAHSSVICGTFVAALTLKKLFL is encoded by the exons atggtcattcgtgaccgaa tgGTCACTTATGCAATGGCCGCATGTGATATCTCGAAAGTTTCAGATTGTCAGGATAACTACATGAAGAAATCAAGAGAAATGGAAGCTAACCACAAGGCTTTCTGCAA ACTGAGCCTGGATCATTTGCATTGTATAAGAAGTGCTAGTACAGGCTGCGGTGAGAGTGTTGTGAAAATAATTGACCAAGCAAAATCAAAACTGGAGTCACTGAAATGCGATACAGCACCAAAACCCAAAAAGAAAA ATGGATCCAACATCGTTGTTGCTCACAGCAGTGTGATCTGTGGCACTTTCGTAGCAGCACTCACCTTAAAGAAGCTATTCCTCTAA